The following is a genomic window from Mycolicibacterium sp. TY81.
GCGCAACAACCTGGAACTGCCGGTGGGCTGCCTCGTGCACGTCGGCTCCGACCAGTACGGCGGCACGCTGGGCGGCGATGCCCGCCAGACCGGCGGTGAGGGACATTGGATGTTCACCCAGACCGACCTCCAGGGTTTCACGTGCCCGGACGGCACCAAGTCGAAGCTCGTAGAGACCTACGAGTGGGAGGACACCAACTGGACCGGTACCCGGACCACCACCAACAACGAACAGTGCGGCGTGCAGGCGGCCATGACGAAGAAGTCGTTCCGGCTGGAATTCCAGAAGCCGCTGCCGATTCCGGTGCAGCAGTTCCCGTTGTTCTGTGATCCCAACGACGGCCTCAAGCGCTGCCGCTGACGGCCGGGCCGGTCAGGCCGAGCCCTGCTCCTCGGCGACCGCGGCGGCGGCCTCGTCGATGATGGCGCGCATCGCGCGTTCGGCGCCGGCCTGATCGCGCATCCGCACGGCGCGGGCCACTTCGTCGTGCAGCGCGATGGCCGCCGGGTTGGGGGAGTCGGGCATCATGCCGTGGTGGGTGCGTCCCGCCAGGACCTCCGACACCACCGCGGTGAGCGCGCGGAACATCTCGTTGCCGCTGGCCTCCAGCAACGTCTGGTGGAAGATCTTGTCCGCCAGCAGGTATGCCTCGAGATTGCCGTCGCGCCCGTGTACCGCCATGTCCGACACGGCGGCGGCCATGATCCGGCACTGGTGCGGGTCGGCGCGCTCGGCAGCCAGGGCGGCCGCGACGGGTTCGAATCCGCGCCGCAACTCCGACAACGACACCAGTTGGGCGGCCCGGTCGCCGGACTCGAGTCGCCAGCGAATCAGCCTGGGGTCGAACACATTCCAGTTGGCCGCCGGCTGAATCGTGATGCCGACCCGGCGGCGGGAGGCGACCATGCCCATCGATTCGAGGACCCGGATCGCTTCCCGGACGACGCTGCGGGAGACGCCGTGTTCCGCGCTCACTCCTTCGAGCGTGATCACCTCGCCGGGGGCGTACCTACCGGAGACCACCGCGGCCCCCAGCGCGCTCAGCACGTTGTCGTGGAGAGCGCCGACGTTTGACGGGGTGGACACGCATAACATCCTGTCATAACTCCGGAGATCTGACTTAGAACCGATGTTTTTCTGTGGCCTCTTGAAAAAGTATGACTTTTGAGTCACGCTGTGTGAGTCAAACCACAACAAGGGGCGGGTGCAGAACATGCCATCACCCATCGTCGTCATGGGCGTTTCAGGATCCGGTAAGTCCACCGTCGGCGCGGCGCTCGCGCAGCGGCTCCGCGTGCCGTTCGCCGATGCGGACGACTTCCATCCCGCCGCCAACATCGCCAAGATGAAGGCCGGTCACCCGCTGAACGACGACGATCGCCGGCCCTGGCTCGAGACCATCGGCCGATGGCTCGGGGAGCACTGCGGCACCGGCGGCGTGATGAGCTGTTCGGCGCTGAAATACAAGTACCGCGTGCAGCTGCGCAGCCACTGCCCGGAGACCCGGTTTCTGCACCTGTTCGGCACCCCCGAGGTCATCGGCGCCCGGCAGGCCAGCCGCCCCGGCCACTTCATGCCGGCGTCGCTGCTCGCCTCACAGTTCGAGACCCTCGAACCCCTGCAAGCCGATGAGGCCGGCATCGTGATCGACGTCGGGCAGAGCATCGATTCGATTGTCGACGAATACATTTCGCGCACCCAAGGGGAGAACCGACGGGGCGAGCGGAGCGACGGGGAGAAGATCTGATGCGCACCGCCGTCACCGTCCTCGCCGACGCACCCAAACTCATCGAACCGGTCTCCTCGGCCACTCAGCTGATCCTGGCCTTCGTGGCCGGCATCAGCGTCATCGTCGTGCTCATCACGCTGCTCAAGCTGCACCCGTTCCTGTCGCTGATCTTCGGTGGCCTGACGGTGGGGCTGACGGCCGGCGAGAACCTCGCCGCGGTTCTCAAATCGTTCTCCGACGGGTTCGGCGCGACGGCGGCCGGCGTGGGCATCCTGATCGCGCTCGGCGCGATGTTCGCCAAGCTGCTCGCGGACTCCGGTGGCGCCGACGAGATCGTCGACACCATCGTGGGTGCCGCCTCGCCCCGAGCCCTGCCGTGGGCGATGGCGCTGGTCGGCGCGATCATCGGGCTGCCGATGTTCTTCGAGATCGGGCTCGTGCTGCTGATGCCCGTCATCTATCTGGTGGCCCGGCGCTCGCAGCAGTCGCTCATCACCATCGGCATCCCGGCACTGGCCGGCCTGTCGGCCATGCACGGCTTCGTGCCACCGCACCCCGGGCCGCTGACCGCCGTCGGACTGCTCAATGCCGACCTCGGGGTCACGCTCGGCCTCGGCGTGCTCGTCGCGGTCCCGACGATCGTCGTCGCGGGCCCGCTGTTCGGCCGCCTCGCCGGCAAGTGGGTCGTCGTCGCGGCACCGGACACCTTCACCACCGATCCGGAAGCCCTTCGGGCACATGGCAAACGGCCCCGCTTCAGCGTCACGCTGTTCTCGGTGCTGCTGCCCGTGGCGCTCATGCTGGGCAAGGCCCTCGTCGACATCTTCATCGACGACAAGACGCAGTGGTTCCGCCGGATCTTCGACGCCGTGGGCACTCCGCTGGTCGCGCTGCTCATCGCCGTCGTGGTCGGCACCGTCACCCTCGGTCGCGGCGCCGGCATGGACCGCACCGCGATCACCAAGTGCATCGAGTCGAGCCTGCCCCCGGTCGCGGGCATCTTCCTGATCGTCGCCGCCGGCGGTGGCTTCAAGCAGGTGCTGGTCGACACCGGCATCGGCACCATGCTGGCGCGCTGGGCCGAAGGCGTGCACATCTCGGTGCTCGTGCTGGCCTGGGTGCTCGCGGTCCTGATCCGGCTGGCCACCGGGTCGGCCACAGTCGCCACCATCACGGCGTCGTCGCTGGTGCTGGGTCTGGTGCATGGGATGGGCACCGGCGAACTGTCTCTGGTGGTGCTCGCCGTGGGCGCCGGCTCGCTGTTCTTCTCGCACGTGAACGACGCCGGCTTCTGGTTGGTCAAGGAGTACTTCAAGCTCAGCGTCGGCCAGACCATCAAGACCTGGTCGATCATGGAGACCGTGCTCTCGGTGTCCGGTCTGGCCATGGTCCTGATCCTGGACGTGTTCGTCTAACTTTCGCGCTGCTGTTTCTCGACGACGATGTGCGCCACCGGAATCGGCATCGGGCGGGGTGCGGCGGACAGTAGCTCCACCAGTGCGGCGTCCAGGGCATCGGCGAGCTGACATCGGCGCGCCGGGTCGGCCGGCTCCAACGCTTCCAGCAGGGTGTCGAACACCGCCGCCCTGGTGAAACCGACCCAGCTCTTGGCGAAAGCCGTTGCGTCACCGTCGGTCTGGTATCGCTGCCAGAAGCGGTCCGGTTCGTCGGCGACCACGAGGTGGGTGATCCGCAGGCGCTCGAAGCGACCCGAAGGGGCGAACGGTGAGCGGAAGTCGGCTTCACTGCGGCCCACGATCGGCAGCCGCATGCGCCGCACCTCCTCGGAGGTGACGAGCCGTTGGTCCTGCAGGTCGGACAGCGCACGCATCAGTCCGTCGAAAAGCGGCTCGAGTCCGAGCCGTCCGTCGTCGTGCTGGCCCATGGTCATGACCACGAGGCGGCCGCCCGGACTCAACTCGCGGCCGCGGAACGCGATGAACTCATGCCAGTCGTGCGCCGCCTGCCGCGCGTACGCGGCGCGCACCTGCGCGTCGGCGCTGTAGGACGGCTGGATGTGATCGGGGATGTCGGACGGCATGCGGCTGAGCCAGTGGATGGCCCACGCCGACCAGCCCAGGTGCACGCCTTCCGACGGCAGGATCTGGCTCAGATACGACCGCCCCACCGCCGAGGCGAACGTGGCCCGATCGGTCCGCAGGTAGCTGAATGCGTCGTCGCGCAAGGTGCGGAACAGGGCGCTGAAATCGTTGTCGGGGATGTCGGTGTGCGTCACCGCGATGGGGTGCTCGGGCCGGATGCGCTTGCGCAGCGCGGTGATGCCCGCGCCGATGGGCAGCAGGCCGTTGTGCGCGTTGCCGCAGCCGTACTCGGCGATCACCACCGGCCGCGGCGCCGCCGGGAGCGGCACCTCGGCGGCGGCCTGTTCGAAAAGCTTTGTGGCCGTGCGGAGTCCGACGGTCTGCAGGCGCGCGCTCCCGATCGGGTCGGGCTGCACCACCACGCTGGACTCGGGCATGTCTCACGGTAGCGCCGTGAGCTGTGTGGCGCGCTCTGAACCAGCGTGGAATCAGTGGCCGGTGCTCGATCGGCAGCTCAGCTGCCGCGGGCCACCCATTCGTCGTAGTGGACCAGCTCGCCGCCGATGGTCGTGGTGTCACCGTGGCCGGTGTAGACGACAGTGTCGCCGGGCAGCTTGCCGAGCTTCTCCGATATCGACGCCAGGATGGTCGGGAAATCCGAGTACGAGCGGCCGGTCGCGCCGGGGCCGCCGTGGAACAGGGTGTCGCCCGAGATCACCGCGCCCAGTTCGGGGATGTGCCAGCACACCGAGCCGGGGGAGTGCCCCGGGGTGTGGATGGCCTTGATCTCCAGGCCGCCCACGGTGAGCACCTGGTCGTCGTCCACGGTGTGAAAAGGGTTGTCCGGGTGGACATCCCGCCACAGCATCTCGTCGGCCGGGTGCAGCAGCACCGGGGCGTCGAGGGCCGCGGACAGTTCCGGGGCGACGGTGATGTGGTCGTTGTGGCCGTGGGTGCAGACGACGGCGACGACGTTGCGGCCGTTCACCGCCTCGATGATGGGCGCGGCGGTGTGGGCGGCGTCGAACACGATGACGTCCGTGTCGTCGCCGACGAGCCAGATGTTGTTGTCGACGTCCCAGGTGCCGCCGTCCAGGCTGAAGGTGCCGCTGGTGACGACGCGCTGGATGGCACTCATTTGAGGACCACCACCGAGCGCAGCACCTCGCCGCTGTGCATCTTGTGGAAGGCGTCCTCGATCTGGTCGAGCCCGATGCGTTCGGTGACGAACTTCTCCAGCGGGAGCCGGCCCTGCAGGTACAGGCTGATGAGGGTGGGGAAGTCGCGTTCGGGCAGGCAGTCGCCGTACCACGACGACTTCAGCGACCCGCCGTGGGAGAAGAAGTCGATCAGCGGCATCTCGAGGGTCATGTCGGGCGTCGGAACACCCACGAGGACAACGGTTCCGGCGAGGTCGCGGGCGTAGAACGCCTGCTTCCAGGTCTCGGGCCGGCCGACGGCGTCGATCACGACGTCGGCGCCGAAACCGTCGGTCAGGTCCTGGATGGTCTCGACGGCGTCGAGGTCGCGGGCGTTGATGGTGTGGGTGGCGCCGAACTCGCGGGCCCAGTGCAGCTTCTTGTTGTCGGTGTCGACGGCGATGATGCGCTTGGCGCCGACCAGGGCGGCGCCGGCGATGGCCGCGTCGCCCACGCCGCCGCAGCCGATGACCGCGACGGTGTCGTCACGCGTCACGCCGCCGGTGTTGATGGCGGCGCCGATGCCGGCCATCACGCCGCAGCCCAGCAGTCCGGCGACGGCCGGGTCGGCCTCGGAATCGACCTTGGTGCACTGGCGTTCGTGCACGAGGGTCTTGTCGGCGAAGGCCCCGATGCCCAGGGCGGGGGTCAGTTCGGTGCCGTCGGTCAGCGTCATCTTCTGGGTGGCGTTGAAGGTGTCGAAGCACAGGTGCGGGCGGCCGCGCTTGCAGGCGCGGCACTCGCCGCACACGGCGCGCCAGTTGAGGATGACGAAGTCGCCGGGGGCGACGTGGGTGACGCCCTCGCCGACCGACTCGACGGTGCCGGCGGCTTCGTGGCCGAGCAGGAAGGGATATTCGTCGTTGATGCCGCCCTCGCGGTAGGTGAGGTCGGTATGGCACACCCCGCAGGCGATGATGTCCACGACGACCTCACCGGGTCCGGGATCGGGGATGACGATGTCGACGAGCTCGATGGGCTGCTTCTTGGCCCGGGAAATCACACCACGCACTGTCTGACTCATGGCTATAACCTAATGCCTCCGGGAAGGGTTGGAATGGTGTCCATACAAATGTCTGGTCAACGGCGGCTCGGCGCCCGCCCATCGGCGCTGCGATGTGTGACAGGGTCGATGACGTGACCGCTCTCGAGCTGCTGGATTCCTGGCCGGTACCGAACGCCGCGGCGGCGGTCGTGTCGCCCGCCGGTGTGCTCGCCACGCACGGACCCGTCGACCGCGCGTTCCGGCTCGCGTCGGTGACCAAGCCTCTGGTGGCCCGCGCCGCGCAGATCGCGATCGAAGAGGGCGTCGTCGAGTTGGACACCCCGGCCGGCCCGCCCGGGTCGACGGTGCGCCACCTCCTGGCACACACCTCGGGTCTCGCGATGCAGACACCCGACGCCATCGCCGCGCCCGGCACGCGCCGCATCTACTCGAATGTCGGGTTCGCGGTACTGGCTCAGGTGCTGCAGCACGAGTCCGGCATCGAATTCGCGCAGTACCTGCGGGAAGCGGTTTTCGAGCCGCTGGGGATGAGCGATTCCGACCTGCCGGGCGCGGCCGAAACCGCCGGCTACGGCGCCTGGTCCACGGTGGCCGACCTGGCGGCATTCGCCGGTGACCTGCTGCGTCCCGCCCTGGTGTCGACGCCCATGCATGCCGACGCGATCTCGGTGCAGTTCCCGGGTCTCGACGGCGTGCTGCCGGGATTCGGATCGCAGCGCCCGAACGACTGGGGTCTGGGTTTCGAGATTCGGGACGGCAAGCAGCCGCACTGGACGGCGGCGGGCAACTCGGGCCGGACGTTCGGCCACTTCGGTCAGTCGGGGACGTTCCTCTGGGTGGATCCCGAAGCGGACCTGGCGCTTGTCGTGCTGACGGACCGCGATTTCGGCGACTGGACGCACGCCGTCTGGCCGGAAGTGTCCGCCGCGGTTCTGCGCGAGTTCGCCTAGCGGACGACCCCGATCATGCTGTCGATCCAGCCGCGCGCGAAGAACAGCAGGAACCCGGCGGCGACGACCCAGAGCAGCGGACTGATCTCTTTGATGCGGCCCGACGCCGCACGCAGCACCGCCCAGGCGATGAAGCCGACGCCGATGCCGTTGGCGATCGAGTAGGACAGCGGCATGACGGCCACGGTCAGCACGACCGGCAGGGCCACCGAAAAGTCGGAGAAGTCGATCTCGCGGAGCACCGAGACCATCAGGGTGCCGACGATGACCAGCGCGGCGGCCGCGACCTCGGTGGGCACGATCTCCGTCAGCGGTGTCAAGAACATTGCGGCCAAGAACAATCCACCGGTCACGAGGCTGGCCAGACCGGTGCGGGCACCTTCGCCGATGCCGGTGCCCGATTCGACGAACACCGTGTTGGACGATGCCGACACCGCGCCGCCGACCACGGCGCCAGTGCCCTCGATCACCAGCGCGGACTGCAGGCGCGGGAAGTTGCCGTGTTCGTCGGACAGACCGGCCTGCCGGGACAGGCCCGTCATGGTGCCCATGGCGTCGAAGAAGTTCGTGAAAAGCAGCGTGAACACCAGCATGAGCGCGGCGATGGCGCCGATCCGGCCGAAGCTGCCGAAGTCCACGTGACCGATCAGGGCCAGGTTGGGCACCGCGAACGGCGAACCGGACAGCGTCGGGACGGACAGGCTCCAGCCGCCGGGCTTTTCCGTCGCCGAGCCGAGGTGCCAGATCGCCTCGATGATGGCGGCCAGCACGGTGCCCGAGATGA
Proteins encoded in this region:
- a CDS encoding FadR/GntR family transcriptional regulator; the protein is MSTPSNVGALHDNVLSALGAAVVSGRYAPGEVITLEGVSAEHGVSRSVVREAIRVLESMGMVASRRRVGITIQPAANWNVFDPRLIRWRLESGDRAAQLVSLSELRRGFEPVAAALAAERADPHQCRIMAAAVSDMAVHGRDGNLEAYLLADKIFHQTLLEASGNEMFRALTAVVSEVLAGRTHHGMMPDSPNPAAIALHDEVARAVRMRDQAGAERAMRAIIDEAAAAVAEEQGSA
- a CDS encoding gluconokinase, producing MPSPIVVMGVSGSGKSTVGAALAQRLRVPFADADDFHPAANIAKMKAGHPLNDDDRRPWLETIGRWLGEHCGTGGVMSCSALKYKYRVQLRSHCPETRFLHLFGTPEVIGARQASRPGHFMPASLLASQFETLEPLQADEAGIVIDVGQSIDSIVDEYISRTQGENRRGERSDGEKI
- a CDS encoding GntP family permease — protein: MRTAVTVLADAPKLIEPVSSATQLILAFVAGISVIVVLITLLKLHPFLSLIFGGLTVGLTAGENLAAVLKSFSDGFGATAAGVGILIALGAMFAKLLADSGGADEIVDTIVGAASPRALPWAMALVGAIIGLPMFFEIGLVLLMPVIYLVARRSQQSLITIGIPALAGLSAMHGFVPPHPGPLTAVGLLNADLGVTLGLGVLVAVPTIVVAGPLFGRLAGKWVVVAAPDTFTTDPEALRAHGKRPRFSVTLFSVLLPVALMLGKALVDIFIDDKTQWFRRIFDAVGTPLVALLIAVVVGTVTLGRGAGMDRTAITKCIESSLPPVAGIFLIVAAGGGFKQVLVDTGIGTMLARWAEGVHISVLVLAWVLAVLIRLATGSATVATITASSLVLGLVHGMGTGELSLVVLAVGAGSLFFSHVNDAGFWLVKEYFKLSVGQTIKTWSIMETVLSVSGLAMVLILDVFV
- a CDS encoding SAM-dependent methyltransferase, encoding MPESSVVVQPDPIGSARLQTVGLRTATKLFEQAAAEVPLPAAPRPVVIAEYGCGNAHNGLLPIGAGITALRKRIRPEHPIAVTHTDIPDNDFSALFRTLRDDAFSYLRTDRATFASAVGRSYLSQILPSEGVHLGWSAWAIHWLSRMPSDIPDHIQPSYSADAQVRAAYARQAAHDWHEFIAFRGRELSPGGRLVVMTMGQHDDGRLGLEPLFDGLMRALSDLQDQRLVTSEEVRRMRLPIVGRSEADFRSPFAPSGRFERLRITHLVVADEPDRFWQRYQTDGDATAFAKSWVGFTRAAVFDTLLEALEPADPARRCQLADALDAALVELLSAAPRPMPIPVAHIVVEKQQRES
- a CDS encoding MBL fold metallo-hydrolase; its protein translation is MSAIQRVVTSGTFSLDGGTWDVDNNIWLVGDDTDVIVFDAAHTAAPIIEAVNGRNVVAVVCTHGHNDHITVAPELSAALDAPVLLHPADEMLWRDVHPDNPFHTVDDDQVLTVGGLEIKAIHTPGHSPGSVCWHIPELGAVISGDTLFHGGPGATGRSYSDFPTILASISEKLGKLPGDTVVYTGHGDTTTIGGELVHYDEWVARGS
- a CDS encoding S-(hydroxymethyl)mycothiol dehydrogenase, which codes for MSQTVRGVISRAKKQPIELVDIVIPDPGPGEVVVDIIACGVCHTDLTYREGGINDEYPFLLGHEAAGTVESVGEGVTHVAPGDFVILNWRAVCGECRACKRGRPHLCFDTFNATQKMTLTDGTELTPALGIGAFADKTLVHERQCTKVDSEADPAVAGLLGCGVMAGIGAAINTGGVTRDDTVAVIGCGGVGDAAIAGAALVGAKRIIAVDTDNKKLHWAREFGATHTINARDLDAVETIQDLTDGFGADVVIDAVGRPETWKQAFYARDLAGTVVLVGVPTPDMTLEMPLIDFFSHGGSLKSSWYGDCLPERDFPTLISLYLQGRLPLEKFVTERIGLDQIEDAFHKMHSGEVLRSVVVLK
- a CDS encoding serine hydrolase, encoding MTALELLDSWPVPNAAAAVVSPAGVLATHGPVDRAFRLASVTKPLVARAAQIAIEEGVVELDTPAGPPGSTVRHLLAHTSGLAMQTPDAIAAPGTRRIYSNVGFAVLAQVLQHESGIEFAQYLREAVFEPLGMSDSDLPGAAETAGYGAWSTVADLAAFAGDLLRPALVSTPMHADAISVQFPGLDGVLPGFGSQRPNDWGLGFEIRDGKQPHWTAAGNSGRTFGHFGQSGTFLWVDPEADLALVVLTDRDFGDWTHAVWPEVSAAVLREFA
- a CDS encoding NCS2 family permease, which translates into the protein MTALDRFFEISARGSTVAAELRGGAVTFIAMAYIIVLNPIILSSTADIAGHKLPFGQVSAVTSLAAGAMTILFGVVARLPFAFAAGLGINSFLASSVVGVLTWPEAMGLVVIEGLIIVAMAVTGLRRMIFDAVPMPLKLAITAGIGLFIMFIGLVNAGFVASTGHPSPPLGLGAGGTGSVRAIPTLVFVFTLLTSGVLVARKVRGGILIGLISGTVLAAIIEAIWHLGSATEKPGGWSLSVPTLSGSPFAVPNLALIGHVDFGSFGRIGAIAALMLVFTLLFTNFFDAMGTMTGLSRQAGLSDEHGNFPRLQSALVIEGTGAVVGGAVSASSNTVFVESGTGIGEGARTGLASLVTGGLFLAAMFLTPLTEIVPTEVAAAALVIVGTLMVSVLREIDFSDFSVALPVVLTVAVMPLSYSIANGIGVGFIAWAVLRAASGRIKEISPLLWVVAAGFLLFFARGWIDSMIGVVR